One window from the genome of Oryza glaberrima chromosome 3, OglaRS2, whole genome shotgun sequence encodes:
- the LOC127766293 gene encoding glycine-rich cell wall structural protein 1.0-like, whose protein sequence is MGEMVRGGNSELLRGDQRRQGRRAGGSRPQGGSGWQGAALGGAGGSGTPVGKGRWWLAGQGRQRLVRGAGGWLRRAGAGGSGEGCRWRIAGAGRRRKRGVAAAHGRGAAAAGRRRAAAGRRRAAATRTPEVEGGGSTATAP, encoded by the coding sequence ATGGGGGAGATGGTGAGGGGCGGCAACAGCGAGCTGCTCAGGGGCGACCAGCGGCGGCAAGGGAGGCGCGCCGGTGGCTCACGGCCGcagggcggcagcggctggcAAGGGGCGGCGCTGGGTGGCGCTGGCGGATCTGGGACGCCGGTTGGCAaggggcggtggtggctggCTGGTCaggggcggcagcggctggtCAGGGGCGCCGGCGGTTGGCTGCGCAGGGCTGGCGCTGGCGGCTCTGGTGAGGGGTGCCGGTGGCGGATTGCGGGCGCAGGGCGACGGCGCAAgcgaggggtggcggcggctcacgggcgcggagcagcggcggctggCAGGCGCAGGGCCGCGGCTGGCAGGCGcagggcggcggccacgcgcACGCCGGAGGTGGAaggcggcgggagcacggcgacggcgccctaG